The following nucleotide sequence is from Magnetospirillum sp. WYHS-4.
GGCGGCCGGCGGTTGCCGGGAGTACTTCGATCCCACCGGCGTCGTGCTGGACCAGGTCAAGGCCAGTGGCTGGAAGGAAAGCCCGATCGATGTCGGGCCCTTCGTCCTCACGTCCTTTCAGAAGGCCTCGTCTTCCCCGGCCCGCGAACTCCGGGTCTATATCGAGGGGGACGGCAACGCCTTCTCGCCCCGCGGGCTGCCGACCGGGGACCCGACTCCGCTGCGCCCCATCGCCCTCGATCTTGCCCTGGCCGATTCCTCTCCCGCCGTGGCCTATCTCGGCCGTCCCTGCCAATACACGATGGAACGGTGGGGCAAGGGCTGCGATGTCCGGATGTGGACCAGCCATCGGTTCTCCGAGGAGGCGATCGCCGGGACCGACCGGGCCATCGGCCACCTGAAGAAGAAGAGCGGCGCCGATCAAGTCGTCCTGATCGGCTTTTCCGGGGGCGGCGCCCTGGCCGCGCTGGTGGCGGCTCGCCGCGACGACGTGGCGGTCCTGGCGACCGTGGCGGGAACGCTGGATCACGAAATTTGGACCCGCCACCACGGCGTCCAGCCCATGCAGGGTTCCAAGAATCCGGCCGGCGCCGCGACCCGGATCAAAGGCCTGCCCCAGGTGCACTTCGTCGGTGCCGACGACCGAATCATGCCGCGTCTGGTGGCCGATTCCTATATGCGCTCCCTGGGCGCCGATCATGCCGCGCGGCTGGTGGTGGTTCCTGACCAGGAACACGAGTGCTGCTGGGCCAAGGTCTGGCCGGCCTTACTGCGCCAACTCCCGTCTCCCCGCCCCCAGTCCTGACCGGTCAGCCGGCCTCCGGCGCCGCCGCTTGCTGGCGCGCCCACATCTCGGCGTAGCGGCCGCCGGCCAGCAACAATTCCAGGTGGGTTCCCCGTTCGGCGATCCGACCTTCCTCCAGCACCAGAATCTCGTGCGCCCCCACGACGGTCGACAAGCGGTGGGCAATGACCAGGGTGGTATGCCCGGCCGCGACTTCCTCCAGGTTTCCCTGAATCTCCCGTTCGGTGCGGGAATCGAGGGCGGAGGTGGCTTCGTCGAAGACCAGGATGCGGGGTCGCTTCAGGATGGTGCGGGCGATGGCGACCCGCTGCTTCTCGCCCCCCGACAGCTTCAGGCCCCGTTCACCGACCACCGTGGCATAGCCGTCGGGCAGCGAGCCCACGAAACCGTCGATATGGGCGAGGCGGGCGGCCGCTTCGATATCGTCCTGGGCCGCCGCCGGGTCGCCGTAGCCGATATTGTAGCGGATGCTGTCGTTGAACAGCACCGTGTCCTGGGGCACGATGCCGATGGCGGCCCGCAGCGATGCCTGGGTCACCTCCCGGAGATCCTGGCCGTCGACGAGAATCCGGCCGCCGGTGACGTCGTAGAAGCGGAAAAGCAGCTTGGCGACGGTCGACTTGCCGCCGCCGCTGGGGCCCACCAATGCCACGGTCTTACCCGCCGGGACGGTGAAGGACAGTCCCGCCAGGATCGGCCGCCGGGAATCGTAGTGGAAGCCCACGTCGTCGAAAACGATTTCCGCGCCGTCCAGGACAAGGGCCGGCGCCTCCGGCCGGTCCGGCACCTCCACCTCACGCGTCAACAGGCGGAACATGGATTCCATGTCCACCAGGGCGTGCTTGATCTCCCTGTAGACGGTTCCAAGGAAGTTCAGCGGCAGGTAGAGCTGAAGCAGGTAGGTATTGACCAGCACGAAGTCGCCCACGGTCATGCGCCCGTCCGCCACGCCGTCGGCGGCCATGGCCATCACCAGCGTCACGCCGGCCGCGATGATAAGGCCCTGCCCGGAATTCAACAAAGCCAGCGATGTCCGGGTACGGACCGCCGCGGATTCGTAGGCCGCGAGGGACTGATCGAACCGCCGGGCCTCGTGCTCCTCGTTGCCGAAATACTTGACCGTCTCGTAGTTGAGCAGGGAATCGATGGCCTTGGAATGAGCCAGACTGTCGCTTTCGTTCATCCGCCGCCGGATGCGGTTGCGCCATTCGGTCAGCGTCAGGGTCCAGGCGCCATAGAGCGCCACCGTACCCAGGGTCGCAAGGGCGAAGCGGGCGTCGAACAACGACCAAAGCACGGCCGCCACCAGACCGATTTCCAGGATCACCGGCCCGATGCTGAACAGCATCAACCGCAGAACGATCTCGATTCCCCGGGTGCCGCGTTCGATGGCCCGACTGAGGCCGCCGGTCTGCCGTTCCAGGTGGAACCGCAGACTGAGCCGGTGCAGGTGCCGAAAGGTCGCCAAGGCCGAGGCCCGCATGGCCCGTTGAGATACCTTGGCGAACAAGGCGTCCTGGAGTTCGCGAAACAACTGCGCGCCGGCGCGAACGGCCCCGTAGGCGAGGATCAGGCCAAGAGGCACAGCCACCATCGCCCCGACGCCCCGCGTCGCCAAGGCGTCGACGGCCTGCTTGAGCAGCAGCGGCACTCCCACGGTACCAACCTTTGCCGCCACCAGCAGCACGAGTGCGGCGACGACACGGACGCGCAGTTCGACCTCCCCCGGCGGCCACAGATAAGGAAGCAGCGCCTTCAGCGTCCAAAGATCGTCGCGCGGCCCGGACGGATCGGCGGGCGGCGGCATGCGGCGGGTGGTGCGTTCCAAGCGGCTTGGGTCCTTCCTCGGTTCTGCCAGTCTGGCCATTGAAGCAAGCTGACGCAATCGGTTGCGCGACCGCGCCCTTTTTCATACCCTGGCGAGGGCGGCTTGGCAGCCTGGGCATTTTCCCGTGGCAAGGATCTGACGTGAACGGACTCGAGGACCGCATCCTGAAAGCGAAGATCCTGGTTGTCGACGACAATCCGGTGAACGTGGCGCTGTTGTGCGCGATCCTGGAGAACGCCGGCTACGTCCGCGTGGATGCAACCTCCGATCCCCGCAAGGTGGAGGGATTGTTCAGGGAACGCCACCACGACCTGATCCTGCTCGATATCCGCATGCCGTATCTGGACGGCATCCAAGTGATGGAAATCCTCAAACGCGACCTGGGCGACGACTATCTGCCGGTTCTGGTGCTCACCGCCCAAACCGACCAGGAAACCCGCCGCCGCGCCCTCGACATGGGCGCCAAGGACTTCCTGACCAAGCCCTTCGAGCAGTGGGAAGTCCTGCTGCGCATCCGCAACATGCTGGAAGCTCGCATTTATTACAGCAATCAACGCCTGCGGGCGGAGGAGTTGGAGGCGGTCGTGCGGGAACGGACCCAGGAAGTCCGCCAAACCCAGTTGGAGATCGTGCGCCGCCTGGGCCGCGCCGGGGAATTCCGCGACAACGAGACCGGGGCCCACGTCATCCGCATGAGTCGCGCCTCCCAGATGCTGGCGCTGGCCGCCGGCTGGACCGAAGCCCAGGCGGAGACCATCCTCTATGCCAGTCCGATGCACGACGTCGGCAAGATCGGCATTCCCGACGCGGTGCTGCTGAAGCCCGGACGCCTCGATCCCGAAGAGCGCCGGATCATGGAACGTCATGTCACCATCGGTGCCGATATCCTGGAAGGGCACGATTCCGAACTGATGCGCATGGCCCGGTCCATCGCTCTCACCCACCACGAGAAATGGGACGGCAGCGGCTATCCCAATGGACTTAAGGGCGAGGACATCCCCTTCGAAGGGCGCATTGGCGCGGTTTGCGACGTTTTCGACGCCCTGACTTCGGCCCGGCCCTACAAGCAGCCTTGGCCCCTCGAACAGGCCGTCCTGTTCCTGAAGGAGAATGCGGGGATTCACTTCGACCCGTTGCTGGTCGACCTGTTCGAGCGGATCGCCGAGGATGTCTTCAGGCTCCGCGAGCAATTCCCGGACGGGGAATGATCAAGTCGGGCCGCACGGTTCCCAACAGTTGCAGCACGGCGCCCGCCAGCAGGGCTTCGACTACCATGATCGGCAGATGGGCAAGGAAGACCGCGCCGGCGGCCGGCAGGAACTCTCGTCCACTCAGTGCCAAGGCCAGCCCCACCGAGGCTGCCGTCAGCGCGATGCCGCCCGCTCCGGCGAGCCCGCCGAGCAGCGCGTAGGAGGGAGGCGGCGCACGGCGCACCCAGGGACAGAGCAGAAGATGCACGGCGACCGCCGGTCCGGCCATGACCAGGGTGTTGACCCCGGCCACGGTCAGGCCGCCATACCCGAACAGCACGGCTTGCAGCAAAATCCCCACCAGGATCACCGGAAAAGCCCGCCAGCCGAGCAAAAGCCCGATGGTCCCGTTGAGCAACAGATGGGCGCTGGACGGCCCGATGGGCACATGAACGAGCGAGGCGACGAAAAAGGCCGATCCGAGCAGGGCGGCCTTCGGAAGGTGGTCGGCCTCCAGCCGCCGCAGCCCCATCGCCACGCCGCCCGCCGTCAGCAGGGTCGCGCCGACGATTACCGGAG
It contains:
- a CDS encoding alpha/beta hydrolase — encoded protein: MAKWRARLNSRALCLSFFCLLAAGGCREYFDPTGVVLDQVKASGWKESPIDVGPFVLTSFQKASSSPARELRVYIEGDGNAFSPRGLPTGDPTPLRPIALDLALADSSPAVAYLGRPCQYTMERWGKGCDVRMWTSHRFSEEAIAGTDRAIGHLKKKSGADQVVLIGFSGGGALAALVAARRDDVAVLATVAGTLDHEIWTRHHGVQPMQGSKNPAGAATRIKGLPQVHFVGADDRIMPRLVADSYMRSLGADHAARLVVVPDQEHECCWAKVWPALLRQLPSPRPQS
- a CDS encoding ABC transporter ATP-binding protein/permease; this translates as MPPPADPSGPRDDLWTLKALLPYLWPPGEVELRVRVVAALVLLVAAKVGTVGVPLLLKQAVDALATRGVGAMVAVPLGLILAYGAVRAGAQLFRELQDALFAKVSQRAMRASALATFRHLHRLSLRFHLERQTGGLSRAIERGTRGIEIVLRLMLFSIGPVILEIGLVAAVLWSLFDARFALATLGTVALYGAWTLTLTEWRNRIRRRMNESDSLAHSKAIDSLLNYETVKYFGNEEHEARRFDQSLAAYESAAVRTRTSLALLNSGQGLIIAAGVTLVMAMAADGVADGRMTVGDFVLVNTYLLQLYLPLNFLGTVYREIKHALVDMESMFRLLTREVEVPDRPEAPALVLDGAEIVFDDVGFHYDSRRPILAGLSFTVPAGKTVALVGPSGGGKSTVAKLLFRFYDVTGGRILVDGQDLREVTQASLRAAIGIVPQDTVLFNDSIRYNIGYGDPAAAQDDIEAAARLAHIDGFVGSLPDGYATVVGERGLKLSGGEKQRVAIARTILKRPRILVFDEATSALDSRTEREIQGNLEEVAAGHTTLVIAHRLSTVVGAHEILVLEEGRIAERGTHLELLLAGGRYAEMWARQQAAAPEAG
- a CDS encoding response regulator; protein product: MNGLEDRILKAKILVVDDNPVNVALLCAILENAGYVRVDATSDPRKVEGLFRERHHDLILLDIRMPYLDGIQVMEILKRDLGDDYLPVLVLTAQTDQETRRRALDMGAKDFLTKPFEQWEVLLRIRNMLEARIYYSNQRLRAEELEAVVRERTQEVRQTQLEIVRRLGRAGEFRDNETGAHVIRMSRASQMLALAAGWTEAQAETILYASPMHDVGKIGIPDAVLLKPGRLDPEERRIMERHVTIGADILEGHDSELMRMARSIALTHHEKWDGSGYPNGLKGEDIPFEGRIGAVCDVFDALTSARPYKQPWPLEQAVLFLKENAGIHFDPLLVDLFERIAEDVFRLREQFPDGE
- the cbiM gene encoding cobalt transporter CbiM, which encodes MAHLVDGILTAPVIVGATLLTAGGVAMGLRRLEADHLPKAALLGSAFFVASLVHVPIGPSSAHLLLNGTIGLLLGWRAFPVILVGILLQAVLFGYGGLTVAGVNTLVMAGPAVAVHLLLCPWVRRAPPPSYALLGGLAGAGGIALTAASVGLALALSGREFLPAAGAVFLAHLPIMVVEALLAGAVLQLLGTVRPDLIIPRPGIARGA